Proteins co-encoded in one Thermodesulfobacteriota bacterium genomic window:
- a CDS encoding ZIP family metal transporter — MSNERVIDEKDITEEKRGNILKSKLAVFLAAIFPLLVLGLMVYWFATKGASLVETPAVPVEKIDFERIVLRPGEIIAYVRNTGPYEVTIAQVTVNEALWQANISPSNVLPRLGRATITIPHHWVPAEPYEVTIITSTGVKFSHGVDIATETPIPDWSYFGMFALLGVYVGIIPIFLGFLWFPFLRKISKKWLNFFLSLTAGLLIFLGVDTLEEAFEVAGRVPGVFQGIGLIGMGALLSFLILVAIGKKTMGSGTSEKGDSYVRLVLAYMIAAGIGLHNLGEGLAIGSAYVLGEVALGAFLVIGFAIHNITEGLGIVAPIASGKKPRWIHFLLLGLLAGAPAILGTWIGGFIYSDVWATLFFAIGAGAIFQVVYEIVKLMSKESEAGLGEPTNFAGLVIGLLIMYVTGLFVVV, encoded by the coding sequence ATGTCTAATGAAAGAGTGATTGATGAAAAGGATATAACCGAAGAAAAAAGGGGAAATATTTTGAAGTCAAAGCTTGCCGTTTTTCTGGCGGCCATATTTCCCTTGCTCGTCCTTGGACTCATGGTTTATTGGTTTGCAACCAAAGGAGCGAGCCTGGTTGAGACCCCGGCGGTTCCCGTAGAAAAAATTGATTTCGAGAGGATTGTGCTCCGTCCGGGAGAAATTATAGCTTACGTCAGAAATACCGGTCCTTACGAGGTTACAATCGCTCAGGTCACGGTAAACGAGGCTCTCTGGCAGGCTAACATAAGCCCGAGCAACGTCCTTCCGCGCTTGGGTAGAGCCACTATTACCATTCCTCACCACTGGGTTCCCGCCGAGCCCTACGAGGTAACGATTATTACCTCGACCGGGGTTAAGTTTTCCCACGGAGTCGATATCGCCACCGAGACGCCCATTCCCGACTGGAGCTACTTTGGGATGTTCGCCCTTCTGGGGGTTTACGTGGGAATAATTCCTATATTCCTGGGATTTCTCTGGTTTCCATTCCTCAGAAAAATCAGCAAGAAGTGGCTCAATTTTTTTCTGAGCCTCACCGCCGGTCTTTTGATTTTTCTGGGCGTGGATACATTGGAGGAAGCATTTGAAGTGGCAGGACGGGTGCCCGGAGTGTTCCAGGGCATAGGATTAATCGGAATGGGTGCACTTTTGAGTTTCCTCATATTGGTGGCTATAGGGAAGAAAACGATGGGCTCCGGAACCTCGGAAAAAGGAGATTCCTATGTACGTCTTGTTTTAGCCTATATGATTGCCGCCGGAATCGGCCTTCATAATTTGGGAGAGGGACTGGCGATAGGTTCGGCCTATGTTCTGGGGGAGGTTGCGCTCGGTGCATTTTTGGTGATTGGCTTTGCCATTCACAACATAACCGAGGGCTTGGGAATTGTGGCGCCTATAGCAAGCGGCAAAAAGCCAAGGTGGATTCACTTCTTGCTGCTCGGACTACTGGCCGGGGCTCCCGCTATCCTGGGCACCTGGATAGGCGGGTTTATATACTCGGATGTGTGGGCAACTCTCTTTTTCGCCATAGGTGCCGGGGCCATATTCCAGGTAGTTTACGAGATTGTAAAGCTGATGAGCAAGGAATCGGAAGCAGGCCTGGGAGAACCCACGAACTTCGCCGGCCTGGTTATCGGACTTTTGATAATGTACGTCACCGGGCTTTTTGTGGTGGTTTGA
- a CDS encoding multicopper oxidase domain-containing protein, with product MEKNQISRRNLLKAGLGVLGGSAVLAGKGFAQKNDYKEGVTLNPGMGHGGHQVTTAAHSSKATYAFKDGEMNPMKFLTTFDYGKVTVLPGGEVQREYNIVALEKEIEVAPGVVYPAWTYNGYVPGPTIRCTEGDRLKIYFSNASSMPHTIHFHGIHPANMDGVFEIVPPGGSFTYEFTADPFGVFLYHCHVLPVKKHVEKGLYGSFIVDPKTPRPPAKEFIMVMNGFDTDFDGENEFYTVNGYANYYSDNPINIKLNELVRIYLVNMTEFDLINSFHLHGNMFRLYRTGTKPDEFEYTDTVMLCQGERCIIEFSYKYPGMFMFHAHQSEFAELGWMGFFNVLPEVA from the coding sequence ATGGAAAAGAATCAAATATCCAGGCGTAACTTACTAAAAGCGGGTCTGGGGGTGCTGGGCGGCTCGGCCGTCCTGGCCGGAAAAGGCTTTGCACAAAAAAACGATTATAAGGAAGGGGTAACGTTAAACCCGGGAATGGGACACGGCGGACATCAGGTAACTACTGCCGCTCATTCATCTAAAGCTACTTACGCATTCAAAGACGGCGAGATGAATCCCATGAAGTTCCTTACCACGTTTGACTACGGCAAGGTAACGGTACTGCCGGGTGGCGAGGTACAGCGGGAATACAACATTGTCGCTCTAGAGAAGGAGATTGAAGTAGCGCCGGGGGTAGTATATCCGGCTTGGACTTATAATGGTTATGTCCCGGGGCCGACAATCAGGTGCACGGAAGGGGACAGGCTTAAAATCTACTTCTCGAACGCATCGAGCATGCCTCATACCATTCATTTCCACGGCATTCACCCGGCCAATATGGACGGGGTATTCGAGATAGTACCGCCGGGGGGGAGCTTTACCTATGAATTCACCGCAGACCCGTTCGGGGTTTTTCTATATCACTGCCACGTCTTGCCGGTAAAAAAGCACGTGGAAAAGGGACTCTACGGTTCATTCATAGTAGACCCGAAAACGCCTAGGCCGCCGGCTAAGGAATTCATCATGGTTATGAACGGCTTCGATACCGACTTTGACGGCGAAAACGAATTCTATACCGTCAACGGTTATGCCAATTATTACTCGGATAATCCAATAAACATCAAATTAAACGAGCTGGTAAGAATCTATCTAGTGAACATGACCGAGTTTGACCTGATAAATTCCTTCCATCTCCACGGAAACATGTTTCGTCTGTATCGCACTGGTACAAAACCTGACGAGTTCGAGTACACGGATACGGTGATGCTCTGCCAGGGAGAGCGCTGTATTATCGAGTTTTCGTATAAATACCCGGGCATGTTTATGTTCCACGCCCACCAGAGTGAATTCGCCGAACTCGGCTGGATGGGGTTCTTTAACGTACTTCCGGAGGTTGCCTAA
- a CDS encoding DUF5777 family beta-barrel protein, protein MRSYVLSKSNCFIWLAPALFGLISFQEAGAVGGISNSKVIVPSAETVEKGRFEVEPFFSLVFVDDSDDSVRFEGGGRFTIGALENMEVGANFGYLTVNDSNVIRRDTDFGDIEAGLKYRFLDQTESFPFSLAYQGGITFPTSGGDSEWVFELGGLILTKDFTDKFSMDSDFVFALIEDDAWSLVTEAGFGYFVTSWFQPVIEAAYSLESPQDEENVHVFNVTAGFTAPVTDYLTIIFGVTTDVHTENTDEQVVLSAAFTFLF, encoded by the coding sequence ATGAGATCGTACGTTCTATCGAAGTCGAATTGCTTTATATGGCTGGCTCCAGCCCTGTTTGGCTTAATTAGTTTCCAAGAGGCCGGAGCCGTGGGTGGAATTTCTAACTCTAAAGTAATTGTTCCGAGCGCCGAGACTGTAGAGAAAGGGCGTTTTGAGGTGGAGCCATTTTTCTCCCTTGTCTTTGTAGACGACTCCGACGATTCGGTTAGGTTTGAGGGAGGAGGCCGATTTACTATAGGAGCACTGGAGAATATGGAGGTCGGTGCAAACTTCGGTTATCTGACCGTCAATGACTCAAACGTAATTAGAAGGGACACTGATTTTGGAGACATCGAAGCTGGTCTTAAATACAGGTTCCTTGACCAGACAGAAAGTTTTCCCTTTTCCTTGGCATATCAGGGCGGGATTACTTTTCCGACAAGCGGTGGGGATTCAGAGTGGGTATTTGAGCTGGGCGGCCTGATATTGACCAAAGATTTTACCGATAAGTTCTCCATGGATTCCGATTTCGTTTTTGCCCTAATCGAGGATGATGCCTGGAGTTTGGTGACGGAAGCGGGGTTTGGGTATTTCGTCACATCTTGGTTTCAGCCGGTTATCGAGGCTGCATATTCTCTTGAAAGCCCCCAGGATGAGGAGAACGTTCACGTTTTTAACGTGACAGCGGGCTTCACCGCACCGGTGACCGATTATCTGACCATCATTTTTGGGGTTACAACAGACGTCCATACCGAGAACACGGACGAGCAGGTGGTTTTATCAGCCGCCTTTACGTTCCTTTTTTGA
- the egtB gene encoding ergothioneine biosynthesis protein EgtB has product MSSKIITSGKAREKKQEPMNISLLRDYKKIRRLSEQFCKPLATEDYVIQSMPDVSPTKWHLAHTSWFFEAFVLAKVNPEYKSLHPQYNYLFNSYYVQVGERHARPQRGLLSRPTVAEVYSYRHYVDEHMTGFLERAEEAQMEKVASVIEIGLHHEQQHQELMVTDIKHVFSVNPLRPAYNKKNPAKNSNSMAEMNWIPFPEGIYSIGHDGNGFAYDNECPSHKEFVNPFQIASRLVTNGEYLEFMEDGGYERPELWLSDGWCTVEANGWKAPLYWEKVDSRWWNFTLSGMREVNPKEPVCHISYYEADAYARWAGKRLPTESEWEIAASNVPIEGNFADDVRYHPVALEKESVRNGLSQMFGDVWEWTQSPYIPYPGFKTLPGALGEYNGKFMSNQMVLRGGSCATSRSHIRKTYRNFFPPSARWQFMGIRLAQDA; this is encoded by the coding sequence ATGTCCTCAAAAATAATCACTAGCGGGAAAGCCCGAGAAAAGAAGCAGGAGCCGATGAATATTTCCCTTCTCCGGGATTACAAGAAAATTCGCCGGTTAAGCGAACAATTTTGCAAGCCACTAGCCACCGAAGATTACGTCATTCAGTCCATGCCCGACGTGAGCCCGACCAAGTGGCATCTTGCTCACACGAGCTGGTTTTTCGAGGCCTTTGTATTAGCCAAGGTGAACCCGGAGTATAAATCCTTACATCCTCAGTACAACTACCTATTTAATTCTTACTACGTTCAGGTCGGAGAAAGGCATGCCCGTCCTCAGCGCGGGCTTCTGTCCAGGCCCACGGTAGCGGAGGTATACAGCTATCGGCACTACGTAGACGAGCACATGACCGGGTTCCTGGAGCGGGCCGAAGAAGCGCAAATGGAAAAGGTCGCCTCGGTCATCGAGATCGGTCTTCACCATGAGCAACAACACCAGGAACTCATGGTAACGGACATCAAGCACGTGTTTTCGGTGAATCCTCTTCGCCCTGCCTATAACAAGAAGAACCCTGCTAAAAATTCAAACTCGATGGCCGAAATGAACTGGATTCCGTTTCCTGAAGGGATCTATTCCATAGGCCATGATGGGAATGGGTTTGCTTATGACAACGAATGTCCAAGCCATAAGGAGTTTGTGAACCCATTCCAGATAGCGTCCCGACTGGTCACTAACGGCGAGTATTTAGAATTCATGGAAGACGGAGGATATGAAAGGCCGGAGCTCTGGCTATCCGACGGCTGGTGCACGGTTGAAGCAAACGGCTGGAAAGCGCCCCTTTATTGGGAGAAGGTCGATAGCCGCTGGTGGAATTTCACCCTATCCGGTATGCGTGAGGTAAATCCGAAGGAGCCGGTATGTCACATCAGCTACTATGAAGCCGATGCTTATGCCCGCTGGGCCGGGAAAAGGCTGCCCACCGAATCCGAATGGGAAATTGCTGCATCCAATGTACCGATAGAAGGGAATTTCGCTGATGATGTAAGATATCATCCGGTAGCCCTAGAGAAAGAATCAGTTAGAAACGGACTATCGCAGATGTTTGGAGACGTGTGGGAGTGGACCCAGAGTCCATACATTCCCTATCCTGGATTCAAAACACTTCCCGGCGCCCTGGGGGAATACAACGGAAAGTTCATGTCAAATCAGATGGTGCTCCGCGGAGGGTCTTGTGCCACTTCCAGGTCTCACATCAGAAAAACGTACCGGAATTTCTTCCCGCCCAGCGCACGCTGGCAGTTCATGGGAATAAGGCTGGCTCAAGATGCGTGA
- the egtD gene encoding L-histidine N(alpha)-methyltransferase — MRENLMAVQRFRVEENYLLAEVLEGLSKPQKELPCKLFYDERGSALFDEICELEEYYLTRTEMAIMNEYIDEISSVLGRKCLLIELGSGSSTKIRLILDHLKEPAGYVPIDISAKHLMKSAALLAKDYPGLKVVPVYADYTQPFSLPAFNFPHSRKVVYYSGSTIGNFTKEYAARFLNRIAQRSGRGSGLLIGVDLKKDKKALEAAYNDKRGVTAAFNLNILERINRELGSNFDLSLWRHHAFYNSDEGRIEMHLISLKNQYVHLDGSRIFFRKEESILTEYSYKYALEEFEEMVSPSYRVEQVWTDRENKFSVQYLSVR, encoded by the coding sequence ATGCGTGAAAATCTAATGGCCGTTCAAAGATTCCGGGTCGAAGAAAACTATCTTCTAGCCGAGGTGCTAGAAGGGCTTAGTAAACCCCAGAAGGAGCTTCCCTGTAAGCTCTTTTACGACGAGAGAGGCTCGGCTCTCTTCGATGAGATTTGCGAGCTGGAAGAGTACTACCTAACCCGGACAGAGATGGCGATCATGAATGAATATATCGATGAGATATCGTCCGTCCTGGGCAGGAAGTGTCTTTTGATAGAATTGGGAAGCGGAAGCAGTACAAAGATAAGGTTAATACTCGACCACCTGAAAGAGCCTGCCGGATACGTACCGATCGATATTTCTGCCAAGCACCTGATGAAATCGGCGGCTTTACTGGCCAAGGATTATCCCGGACTTAAAGTAGTTCCAGTCTATGCCGATTATACCCAACCGTTTTCTTTGCCCGCCTTCAACTTCCCCCATTCTCGAAAGGTTGTATACTACTCCGGCTCGACTATAGGAAATTTCACCAAAGAATATGCCGCCCGATTTCTCAACCGGATTGCTCAACGCTCCGGACGGGGAAGCGGACTTTTGATCGGCGTTGACCTTAAAAAGGACAAGAAAGCATTGGAGGCCGCCTATAACGATAAGAGGGGTGTCACCGCCGCATTCAACCTGAACATCTTGGAGAGAATTAATCGTGAGCTGGGAAGCAATTTTGATTTGAGCCTGTGGAGACATCATGCGTTTTATAACAGCGACGAGGGAAGAATCGAGATGCACCTCATAAGCCTGAAAAACCAGTATGTTCATCTCGACGGTTCGAGGATTTTCTTCAGAAAAGAGGAAAGCATCTTGACCGAGTATTCATACAAATACGCCCTAGAAGAATTTGAAGAGATGGTTTCCCCGTCCTACCGGGTCGAACAAGTCTGGACCGACCGGGAAAACAAATTCAGCGTGCAGTACCTTTCGGTAAGGTAA
- a CDS encoding DUF427 domain-containing protein produces MKPKRIDPGPGQESVWDYPRPPRVEDSNRHVKVIFNNRVIAETKEAKRVLETSSPPVYYIPPKDIRMECLVKTARRTLCEWKGVANYYTVVVGDKRAENAAWFYPQPAPGYEAIKDYVAFYPQKMDACYLDDELVKPQAGSFYGGWITKDIVGPFKGEPGTEGW; encoded by the coding sequence ATGAAACCAAAACGTATTGACCCCGGGCCGGGGCAGGAATCGGTATGGGATTACCCTAGACCCCCTCGGGTAGAGGATTCTAATAGGCACGTCAAGGTGATTTTCAACAATAGAGTTATTGCCGAGACAAAAGAAGCAAAGAGGGTGCTTGAGACGAGCAGCCCACCTGTTTACTACATACCACCAAAAGATATTAGAATGGAATGCCTCGTAAAAACCGCCAGAAGAACACTCTGCGAGTGGAAGGGCGTTGCCAATTATTACACGGTCGTTGTAGGAGACAAACGAGCCGAGAACGCCGCATGGTTTTATCCCCAGCCCGCTCCCGGGTACGAAGCAATCAAAGACTATGTGGCATTCTATCCCCAAAAAATGGATGCCTGCTACCTGGATGATGAGCTGGTAAAACCGCAAGCGGGGAGCTTTTACGGCGGCTGGATCACCAAAGATATAGTAGGTCCTTTCAAGGGGGAGCCGGGGACTGAGGGATGGTAG